The following proteins are co-located in the Echinicola sp. 20G genome:
- the uxaC gene encoding glucuronate isomerase translates to MSNPATDIKSTFIQDDFLLQSKMANVLYHDYAKEMPIIDYHCHLSPKDLAENRKFENISQIWLAGDHYKWRAMRTLGVNERYITGNASDEEKFAQWAYTVPYTMRNPLYHWTHLELLRYFGIESLLSQDNAHEVYQEATAQLQQDSHSTQALLTGMKVETVCTTDDPIDSLEYHQKAHKDGMPIGLFPTFRPDKSFAVEDPKSYQAYLEKLSTTSNIQINSHEKLMAALENRISFFHENGGRLADHGLEQLYFFPLGTYDIEDLFNKVISGGELDTRETAYFKFVTLIELCKLYHSKGWTQQFHLGALRNTNERMLATLGPDTGFDSIGDFSQAKALSLFLNELNKNDQLCKTILYNLNPRDNEVMATMAGNFNDGSVRGKVQFGSGWWFMDQKDGMEKQMNALSNMGLLSCFVGMLTDSRSFLSFPRHEYFRRTLCNLIGNDVANGELPADEKWLGKLVQDICYNNAKGFFNFH, encoded by the coding sequence ATGAGTAATCCCGCAACTGACATTAAATCCACTTTCATCCAAGATGATTTTTTGCTTCAATCTAAGATGGCCAATGTCCTTTACCATGATTATGCAAAGGAAATGCCCATCATTGATTACCACTGCCACTTATCACCCAAAGATCTTGCAGAAAACAGGAAATTCGAAAACATCTCTCAAATATGGCTTGCTGGAGACCACTATAAGTGGCGGGCCATGCGTACTTTGGGAGTAAATGAAAGGTATATAACAGGTAATGCAAGTGATGAAGAAAAGTTTGCCCAGTGGGCTTATACCGTTCCTTATACCATGAGAAACCCTCTTTATCATTGGACTCATTTAGAGCTGTTGAGATACTTTGGAATTGAAAGCCTACTCTCTCAGGATAATGCCCATGAGGTGTATCAAGAGGCCACCGCTCAGCTTCAGCAAGATTCCCACAGTACCCAGGCACTCCTTACAGGCATGAAGGTAGAAACTGTTTGTACTACAGACGACCCCATTGACAGCCTTGAATACCATCAAAAAGCCCACAAGGATGGAATGCCCATAGGCCTTTTCCCTACTTTCAGGCCTGACAAGTCTTTTGCTGTGGAAGACCCTAAGTCTTATCAAGCTTATTTGGAAAAACTTTCTACCACCAGTAACATTCAGATTAACAGCCATGAAAAATTAATGGCAGCCCTGGAAAACCGTATCTCTTTCTTCCATGAAAATGGTGGCAGACTAGCTGATCATGGCTTGGAACAACTCTACTTTTTTCCTTTAGGCACCTATGATATTGAAGATTTATTTAATAAGGTGATTTCTGGTGGTGAACTGGACACGCGGGAAACCGCTTATTTCAAGTTTGTAACCTTGATTGAACTTTGTAAACTTTATCATTCCAAAGGATGGACCCAGCAATTTCACTTGGGAGCCTTGAGAAACACCAATGAGAGGATGTTGGCTACTTTAGGTCCTGACACCGGCTTTGACTCTATTGGGGACTTTAGCCAAGCTAAGGCCCTTTCTCTGTTTTTGAATGAGCTGAACAAAAATGATCAGCTTTGTAAAACCATACTTTACAACCTTAACCCTAGAGACAATGAAGTAATGGCCACCATGGCAGGCAACTTCAATGATGGCTCGGTTAGAGGAAAGGTACAATTTGGTTCAGGTTGGTGGTTCATGGATCAAAAAGATGGTATGGAAAAACAGATGAATGCACTTTCCAATATGGGGCTGCTCAGCTGTTTTGTAGGGATGCTTACGGATTCAAGAAGCTTCTTGTCATTTCCTCGCCACGAGTACTTTAGAAGAACGCTTTGTAACCTCATAGGAAATGATGTAGCCAATGGCGAATTACCAGCTGATGAAAAATGGTTGGGGAAATTGGTACAGGATATTTGCTATAACAATGCTAAAGGTTTCTTTAACTTCCACTAA
- a CDS encoding LacI family DNA-binding transcriptional regulator has protein sequence MSGINIKKLAEALGLAPSTVSRALNDSHEISEKTKKRVLQMADKMNYQPNPFARSLREHRSKTIAMIIPDLVNNFFSQVIEGVEEITQQFGYHLLVYHTHENLEKEKEIVSHLLNGRVDGIMMSVSHQTKEIDHLNRIHQKGIPIIFFDRICESIPTTKFVTNGYQSGFEATSHLVEQGCKRIAFLLLSREISISQQRLKGYVDALDHHGLELDEKLILRCDNQEGEYHGIIKKFLKQSNKPDAVLAAVEKLAISTYYVAKELEISIPDDLKVVSFSNMKIADLLNPSLTTIAQPTHEFGRQAASLLMKKLNKKNTPDFADEVIVLPSTLHIRSSSTRK, from the coding sequence ATGAGTGGAATTAACATCAAGAAATTAGCCGAAGCACTTGGTTTGGCCCCTTCTACAGTTTCAAGGGCACTCAATGACAGCCATGAGATCAGTGAGAAGACCAAAAAAAGGGTCTTACAGATGGCTGATAAGATGAATTATCAGCCTAATCCATTTGCAAGGAGCCTCCGAGAGCACAGAAGCAAGACCATTGCCATGATTATTCCCGATCTGGTCAATAACTTTTTTTCACAAGTCATTGAAGGAGTTGAGGAGATTACCCAGCAGTTTGGTTATCACCTGTTGGTTTACCATACCCATGAGAACCTCGAAAAGGAGAAGGAAATCGTGTCCCATTTGCTTAATGGGCGGGTAGATGGGATTATGATGTCCGTATCCCACCAAACCAAAGAAATTGACCATTTAAATCGAATACACCAAAAAGGGATTCCGATAATTTTCTTCGATAGGATTTGTGAATCCATTCCTACAACCAAGTTTGTTACCAATGGTTATCAAAGTGGTTTCGAAGCAACATCTCATTTGGTGGAGCAGGGTTGTAAAAGGATTGCATTCTTGTTGTTGTCCAGAGAAATTTCCATTAGCCAACAGCGCTTAAAGGGCTATGTGGATGCACTTGATCATCATGGCTTGGAATTGGACGAAAAGCTGATCCTCAGGTGTGATAACCAAGAAGGAGAGTATCATGGGATTATCAAAAAGTTTCTAAAGCAATCAAACAAGCCGGATGCTGTTTTGGCAGCGGTAGAAAAATTGGCTATCAGCACTTATTATGTAGCCAAGGAACTTGAAATTTCTATTCCTGATGATTTGAAAGTGGTCAGTTTTTCCAATATGAAAATTGCTGATTTGTTAAATCCAAGTTTGACCACCATTGCCCAGCCTACCCATGAATTTGGAAGACAAGCTGCCAGCCTGCTGATGAAAAAACTGAACAAAAAAAATACGCCTGACTTTGCAGATGAAGTAATTGTTCTTCCCTCTACCTTGCATATTAGGTCTTCTTCTACAAGAAAGTAG
- a CDS encoding hydroxypyruvate isomerase family protein, whose protein sequence is MKNHTNPRRNFLKNAALGSALATFTSGVSLASTSEKAKARREFNMNYAPHFGMFKNHAGDDYVDQINFMAEQGFTAFEDNGLMKRSLEDQKRIGAALEKNNMTMGVFVIDPGFNWKTGLTTGKQEFKDAFVKECEKAVEVAKIVNAKWMTVVPGYFERRLPLDQQTAHVIEAYKLASDVFEPHNLTMVMEPLSDNPDLFLRHSNQGYLICKSVDSPACKILYDIYHMQRNEGDLIKNMQLCWEEIAYIQIGDNPGRKEPGTGEINYQNVFKWIDNQGFKGVCGMEHGNAMPGKEGEQALIDAYHKADAFK, encoded by the coding sequence ATGAAAAACCACACTAACCCTAGAAGGAATTTTTTAAAAAATGCTGCCCTAGGTAGTGCCTTGGCTACATTCACCAGTGGAGTATCACTGGCAAGTACTTCAGAAAAAGCCAAAGCAAGAAGAGAATTCAATATGAACTACGCTCCTCACTTTGGCATGTTTAAAAACCACGCCGGCGATGATTATGTAGATCAAATCAATTTCATGGCCGAACAAGGTTTTACTGCTTTTGAGGACAATGGGCTTATGAAGCGCTCATTGGAAGATCAAAAACGTATCGGTGCAGCACTGGAGAAGAACAACATGACCATGGGGGTTTTTGTGATTGACCCAGGCTTCAATTGGAAAACCGGACTAACTACTGGTAAGCAAGAGTTCAAAGATGCTTTTGTAAAAGAATGTGAGAAAGCAGTAGAAGTAGCCAAAATAGTCAATGCCAAATGGATGACAGTGGTACCTGGGTATTTTGAGCGGAGATTACCTTTGGACCAACAAACAGCCCATGTAATCGAAGCCTATAAATTGGCCTCCGATGTTTTTGAACCGCACAATTTAACGATGGTCATGGAGCCACTGAGTGATAACCCCGACCTATTTTTGAGGCACTCCAATCAGGGATACCTGATCTGCAAATCAGTGGACAGCCCTGCTTGCAAGATTCTTTACGACATTTATCACATGCAAAGAAATGAAGGAGACCTGATCAAAAACATGCAGCTTTGCTGGGAGGAAATCGCCTATATTCAAATTGGAGACAATCCAGGCAGAAAGGAACCTGGGACAGGTGAGATCAACTATCAAAATGTCTTCAAATGGATCGATAACCAAGGATTCAAAGGAGTCTGTGGCATGGAACATGGAAATGCCATGCCAGGAAAAGAAGGTGAGCAAGCCCTTATTGACGCCTATCACAAAGCAGATGCCTTCAAATAA
- a CDS encoding YafY family protein, which translates to MNRIDRLTAILTHLQSKRLVKAQQIADRFDISLRTVYRDVKALEEAGVPIIGEAGSGYSLVEGYRLPPVMFTEDEAMAFVVAEKMVEKLTDKESAAHFKSAMYKIRSVLRSGEKEIYEQVETHIEIRKKANTLQQANRPKTIPTILSGVVNKVVLIMEYQAMGKEVASERKIEPVGIYYFYDQWYMIAYCRLRNAYRTFRIDRIISLRELEEKFEDKHPSLQAYLKELENKKELTKIVVEVDKSVAPYLNQSKYEYGLVYEADVADKVEMTFMLPYEDDFMRWYFMFAEYADIQSPDHLKDKVIQKMQEKWERLKKSTSLLT; encoded by the coding sequence ATGAATCGAATAGACCGCTTAACCGCAATATTGACCCATTTACAATCCAAAAGATTGGTCAAAGCACAGCAGATTGCTGATCGTTTTGATATTAGTTTACGGACGGTTTATCGCGATGTAAAAGCGCTCGAAGAAGCTGGTGTACCCATCATCGGTGAAGCAGGTTCAGGGTATTCTTTGGTGGAGGGATACAGGTTACCCCCTGTCATGTTCACAGAAGATGAGGCAATGGCTTTTGTAGTAGCAGAAAAAATGGTTGAAAAGCTAACAGATAAAGAAAGTGCAGCCCATTTTAAATCGGCCATGTATAAAATCCGGTCTGTACTTCGCAGTGGGGAGAAGGAAATCTATGAACAGGTAGAAACGCATATTGAAATCAGAAAGAAAGCCAATACTCTTCAGCAAGCCAATAGGCCTAAGACGATCCCTACCATTCTTTCAGGTGTAGTAAACAAAGTGGTATTGATCATGGAGTATCAAGCAATGGGCAAAGAGGTTGCATCAGAAAGAAAAATAGAGCCAGTGGGTATCTACTATTTTTATGATCAATGGTATATGATTGCTTATTGTCGCCTTAGAAATGCCTACAGAACTTTTCGAATAGACAGAATAATTTCTTTGAGGGAATTGGAGGAGAAATTTGAAGATAAACATCCAAGTTTGCAGGCCTATTTAAAAGAGTTGGAGAACAAAAAGGAGTTGACCAAGATTGTGGTTGAAGTGGATAAATCGGTGGCACCGTATCTGAATCAATCGAAATATGAATATGGTTTGGTGTATGAAGCAGATGTAGCAGATAAAGTGGAGATGACATTTATGCTGCCTTATGAGGATGACTTTATGAGGTGGTATTTTATGTTTGCAGAATATGCTGATATCCAGTCCCCGGATCATTTGAAGGATAAGGTCATTCAAAAAATGCAGGAAAAGTGGGAGCGATTAAAGAAAAGCACTAGCCTACTGACATAG
- a CDS encoding hemin ABC transporter substrate-binding protein — protein sequence MKRFIALFLISALLLSCGSKSSESTQQEEVYSSKKIITAGGTITEIVFALGHGDEIIATDRTSTYPASMQSLPSIGYRNQIQAEGILSLGPDMILVEEGYLNDDVLLQLQNSGKEVHVFEKPLDKSSSISLIESVGQLFKEEGNSKKLVDDLEQDFSRLEALKTNDKRSPEVIFIMSRGPETVFLAGRETFADAIIQLAGGKKSPVDFEGIKPLTPEALAAINPEYILLFESGWKASGGKDGLKAIQGITETEAWKKDQLIAMDGHYLSGFGPRLGKAAIELFEKTHP from the coding sequence ATGAAAAGGTTTATAGCGCTGTTTTTAATATCTGCTTTGTTGCTTTCATGTGGCTCGAAGTCTTCTGAAAGTACTCAGCAGGAAGAAGTCTATTCGTCCAAAAAAATCATCACAGCAGGGGGCACTATTACTGAAATTGTCTTTGCATTGGGACATGGAGATGAGATCATTGCAACGGACAGGACAAGTACTTACCCTGCCAGCATGCAATCATTGCCTTCTATTGGATATAGAAATCAGATTCAAGCGGAAGGGATACTTTCCCTTGGTCCAGATATGATTTTGGTGGAAGAAGGTTACCTCAATGATGACGTGCTATTACAACTTCAAAATAGTGGTAAGGAAGTTCATGTCTTTGAAAAACCACTTGATAAATCCAGCTCAATAAGTTTGATAGAGTCTGTTGGCCAGCTGTTTAAAGAAGAAGGAAATTCCAAAAAATTAGTGGATGATCTCGAACAAGACTTTAGTAGGTTGGAAGCATTGAAGACTAATGATAAAAGAAGTCCTGAAGTGATCTTTATCATGTCCAGAGGCCCTGAAACAGTCTTTTTGGCTGGTAGAGAAACTTTTGCAGATGCCATCATCCAATTGGCAGGAGGCAAGAAATCCCCAGTGGACTTTGAAGGAATTAAGCCACTTACTCCAGAAGCTTTAGCTGCCATCAATCCTGAATACATCTTACTGTTTGAATCGGGTTGGAAAGCATCAGGTGGAAAAGATGGTTTGAAAGCCATTCAAGGAATCACAGAAACTGAAGCTTGGAAAAAAGACCAACTGATAGCGATGGATGGTCATTATCTTTCTGGGTTTGGACCTAGATTAGGAAAGGCGGCTATAGAGTTGTTCGAAAAGACCCACCCTTAA
- a CDS encoding iron ABC transporter permease, translating into MILSLNYHNVRSKRPLILGVCFVLLLASALLALLTGAYPISLSEVVNVILSKFGLSLIEVPDEKMAVLWTIRLPRVLLAILVGGALAVAGASLQGLFRNPLVEPAIIGVSSGSALFAVIMIVFSGTIGWQLQSIMGVFALPFAAFIGGLLNTFLAYRLASKGGKTDISILILAGVAINALSAALIGLVIYYGDDNAIRNFTFWSLGSLGGASWTKLYIAGTLVLLSSVIIMSFPRSLNALAIGESEAFHMGVNVQKVKYVVLFFSALAVGAGVSVTGAIGFVGLVVPHLVRMVLGSDHHTLLPVSFLTGGILLLISDVLSRIIVAPAELSIGIITAILGAPFFIYILMNFKQKRITV; encoded by the coding sequence ATGATACTGTCTTTAAATTATCATAATGTTCGATCCAAGCGCCCATTAATTCTGGGGGTATGCTTTGTATTGCTTTTAGCTTCGGCACTATTGGCCTTGCTGACAGGAGCTTACCCCATATCGTTGTCGGAAGTAGTGAATGTTATTCTGAGCAAGTTTGGCTTGAGTTTAATCGAAGTTCCTGATGAAAAAATGGCAGTATTGTGGACCATAAGGTTACCAAGAGTATTGTTAGCGATTTTGGTTGGGGGTGCCTTGGCTGTTGCAGGGGCATCTTTACAGGGACTTTTTAGAAATCCATTGGTAGAGCCTGCCATCATAGGAGTCAGTTCGGGAAGTGCTTTGTTTGCGGTTATCATGATCGTTTTTTCAGGAACGATTGGTTGGCAATTGCAATCCATCATGGGGGTCTTTGCTTTGCCATTTGCTGCCTTTATAGGAGGCTTGCTGAATACTTTCCTGGCTTACAGATTGGCCAGTAAAGGAGGCAAAACTGACATTTCCATTTTGATATTGGCTGGAGTGGCCATCAATGCACTCTCAGCAGCTTTGATAGGCTTGGTAATTTATTATGGAGATGACAATGCCATTCGAAACTTCACATTTTGGAGTTTGGGAAGTTTGGGAGGCGCCAGTTGGACAAAACTTTATATAGCAGGAACATTGGTCTTGCTCAGTTCTGTAATCATCATGTCATTTCCAAGGTCATTGAATGCCCTTGCTATCGGAGAGTCGGAAGCTTTCCATATGGGGGTAAATGTACAAAAAGTAAAGTATGTGGTGCTGTTCTTTAGTGCATTGGCCGTAGGTGCAGGGGTGTCTGTGACAGGGGCCATTGGCTTCGTAGGGCTGGTGGTGCCTCATTTGGTCCGAATGGTTTTGGGATCTGACCATCATACGCTTTTACCAGTTTCATTTCTGACAGGAGGGATTTTGTTGTTGATTTCTGATGTCCTTTCGAGGATAATAGTGGCGCCCGCAGAACTCTCCATAGGAATCATTACGGCCATTTTAGGGGCACCGTTCTTTATCTATATACTGATGAATTTTAAGCAAAAAAGAATAACCGTATGA
- a CDS encoding heme ABC transporter ATP-binding protein, giving the protein MIAANGIHFCLKNRPILEEIDVSISSGELAVVLGPNGAGKSTLLKLLTGEQVCSNGKITINGEAIESLKTNELAKYRAVMPQHSVVNFPFTVEEIVRLGALSHDKQTRSSQLLEEVMKLTQVEAFRHRMINELSGGERQRVHLARVLLQIWEDKPFPRYLFLDEPTSSMDIAQQHLVLSIVQQLKKRNIGVFAILHDLNLAAQYADKILLMKEGNILYSGSVQEAMQEAKLTEIYGHPISVLPHPSIENALMISSEALVNNKQYISFKTA; this is encoded by the coding sequence ATGATCGCAGCCAATGGAATTCATTTCTGTTTAAAAAATAGACCGATTCTGGAAGAAATTGATGTTTCAATTTCTTCGGGTGAGCTGGCTGTGGTACTGGGCCCTAATGGAGCAGGGAAATCCACTTTGCTTAAGTTACTGACTGGAGAACAAGTTTGTTCGAATGGCAAAATAACTATTAACGGTGAAGCGATCGAAAGCCTTAAAACCAACGAGCTGGCAAAATATCGGGCAGTGATGCCACAGCATTCGGTTGTTAATTTCCCTTTCACTGTTGAAGAAATAGTGAGACTAGGTGCTTTATCGCATGATAAACAGACGCGTTCTTCCCAACTTTTGGAAGAAGTGATGAAGCTCACACAGGTTGAAGCTTTTAGGCATAGAATGATCAATGAACTCTCAGGCGGTGAAAGACAAAGGGTGCATTTGGCCCGTGTTCTTCTCCAAATTTGGGAAGACAAGCCCTTTCCTAGGTACTTGTTTTTGGATGAACCTACCTCGAGTATGGATATCGCCCAACAGCATTTGGTGCTTAGTATTGTGCAACAGCTGAAAAAGCGAAACATTGGTGTTTTTGCCATTTTACATGATCTCAATTTGGCCGCTCAATATGCCGATAAGATCCTGTTGATGAAGGAAGGCAATATTCTTTATTCCGGTAGTGTTCAGGAAGCAATGCAGGAAGCAAAACTGACTGAAATTTATGGGCATCCCATTTCAGTTTTGCCACACCCTTCTATAGAAAATGCTTTGATGATCAGTTCTGAAGCACTGGTCAACAACAAACAATACATCTCATTTAAAACAGCTTGA
- a CDS encoding hemin-degrading factor → MNTIVKDNELKEKYKNFKAENPGIRIREAAKQLGVSEAELLATSIGEGVVLLEGNWADFILQCRDLGRVLALTRSEGCVLEHKGTFQKISIHGTAPNQIATVIGPIEQRIFFSNWKFGFSAEIQGARGPMKSFQFFDKAGDAILKIYMQKESNLEVFEQLTQEYKALDQSAVLDIETIPGPEYAKEVDVAAFRQDWENMKDTHDFFGMLKKHKVHRLEALKLIGEKWAYPVEKLVVRNILETASAKKLPIMVFAGNRGNIQIHQGKVRTTRQLDNWFNVMDPDFVMHLNEDTIDSAWVVHKNTTDGLVSSVELYDQTGELIAQYFGLRKPGIPQNVSWKNLIDNLPRI, encoded by the coding sequence ATGAATACAATTGTTAAAGACAACGAGTTAAAAGAAAAATATAAAAACTTCAAAGCAGAAAATCCAGGTATCAGAATCAGGGAAGCGGCCAAGCAATTGGGCGTTTCGGAAGCTGAGCTTTTAGCGACATCTATTGGAGAAGGTGTAGTGCTATTGGAAGGGAATTGGGCGGATTTCATCTTACAATGCAGAGATTTAGGGAGAGTTTTGGCTTTGACACGTTCCGAGGGATGTGTTTTGGAACATAAAGGTACTTTTCAGAAAATCAGTATTCATGGTACCGCTCCAAATCAAATAGCCACGGTGATTGGCCCCATAGAACAAAGGATATTTTTTAGCAATTGGAAGTTTGGTTTCTCCGCTGAAATTCAGGGAGCAAGAGGGCCAATGAAAAGCTTTCAGTTTTTTGACAAAGCTGGAGATGCCATTTTGAAGATTTATATGCAAAAAGAAAGCAACCTGGAGGTCTTTGAGCAACTGACGCAAGAGTATAAAGCTTTGGATCAATCCGCTGTTTTGGACATAGAGACCATTCCTGGCCCTGAATATGCCAAAGAGGTAGACGTAGCTGCATTTAGACAGGATTGGGAAAATATGAAGGATACCCATGACTTTTTTGGGATGCTCAAGAAACACAAGGTACATCGTTTGGAGGCTTTAAAATTGATAGGCGAAAAATGGGCCTATCCTGTTGAAAAACTAGTGGTTAGAAATATACTGGAAACGGCTTCTGCAAAAAAACTTCCAATTATGGTCTTTGCTGGAAATAGAGGAAACATCCAAATCCATCAAGGGAAAGTGAGAACTACCAGACAGCTTGACAATTGGTTCAATGTTATGGATCCGGATTTTGTGATGCACCTCAATGAGGACACCATAGACAGTGCTTGGGTGGTGCATAAAAACACTACGGATGGATTGGTATCATCTGTGGAACTTTATGACCAAACAGGTGAACTGATCGCACAATATTTCGGATTGAGGAAGCCCGGAATTCCTCAAAATGTAAGTTGGAAAAATTTGATAGACAACTTACCGCGCATTTAA
- a CDS encoding TonB-dependent receptor domain-containing protein: protein MMKKIIYTLLLNLICGLVFAYGQALQVQVQDAKGSPIRHGIVRMGEQQLLTVDEDGMVQINLAAIEASTVLQIYAMGYEKVEITVGELQQNPKVILKESLGQMDEYVLSATRTNRSVEDLPMPVKVLTTEKIQETGAFRLSDVLSEQTGLQLVADHGTGLQMQGLDSDYILILLDGEPLIGRTGGTFDLDRISVSNIDRIEILRGPSSAIYGSEAMAGVVNIITKKQEEQLTAKVMGRYGSFNSLDLGGELGWQKNGWQLYGYYNHYSTDGYDLSPESLSNTKSPYDAQTAQLKLGKDLGEKWKINLSSRFYDEKYQDIMETTRGNESVIADMEGSRRDININPSVTFKPSKDWNFTLRHTTSIFDTHSSIVYREDGAFLDKEDFSQNYHRTELQTDHTLGDKQLLTVGVGHQIETVEATRYDDVNRFDASYLYLQHQWTPSEKWNVVTGARGDHHSQYGGRVSPKISAMYKFSDQFSWQASIGAGFKSPDFRQLLLNFNNAAVGYYVYGANLVEDGVARLQEQGQVQQILMDPSLFGDLDAEHSWAFNTGFRWRVSEDLLVSTNFYRNQIYNLIETAAVARLTNSQHVYSYLNLSEVITQGAEVDVNYRVGSQWRFSLGYAYLDSRDQEVLDGIENGEYFKRNGQNQTTRVTKADYGGLFNRSRHSGNVKVNFWEKHTGVNMALRGIYRGKYGFGDINGNQILDDESEYADGVFQIHLTLNKQFDNGIGVETGVRNITDALNQYDSTNPGRTYFIGINTSLNQLFK, encoded by the coding sequence ATGATGAAAAAGATTATTTATACCCTGTTACTCAACTTAATCTGTGGGTTGGTTTTTGCTTATGGGCAAGCCTTGCAGGTTCAAGTTCAGGATGCCAAAGGAAGCCCTATTCGGCATGGCATTGTCCGCATGGGTGAGCAGCAGTTGCTCACAGTCGATGAGGACGGTATGGTGCAAATCAACCTGGCCGCAATTGAAGCATCCACAGTTTTGCAAATCTACGCCATGGGGTATGAGAAAGTTGAGATCACAGTAGGGGAGTTACAACAAAACCCCAAAGTAATTCTCAAAGAGTCGCTTGGCCAGATGGATGAATACGTTCTTTCTGCTACGCGGACCAACAGAAGTGTAGAGGATTTACCTATGCCTGTAAAGGTATTGACAACAGAGAAAATACAGGAAACCGGAGCATTCAGGTTATCAGATGTGTTGAGTGAACAGACAGGTTTACAGCTTGTGGCCGATCATGGAACAGGTTTACAAATGCAGGGCTTGGATTCAGATTACATCCTGATTTTGTTGGATGGAGAACCTTTGATTGGTAGGACAGGGGGAACTTTTGATCTGGATAGGATCAGTGTCAGCAATATCGATCGAATAGAAATTCTTAGAGGGCCATCCAGTGCGATTTATGGCAGTGAGGCAATGGCCGGAGTAGTGAATATCATTACTAAAAAACAAGAAGAACAATTGACCGCTAAGGTAATGGGCAGGTATGGTTCTTTTAACTCCCTAGACTTGGGAGGGGAACTAGGCTGGCAGAAAAATGGCTGGCAGCTTTACGGCTACTACAATCATTACAGTACAGATGGTTATGATTTGAGTCCGGAAAGTCTGAGCAATACCAAATCCCCTTATGATGCGCAAACTGCCCAGTTGAAATTGGGAAAAGACTTGGGAGAGAAATGGAAAATCAATCTTAGCAGCAGGTTCTATGATGAAAAATACCAGGATATCATGGAAACGACCAGAGGAAATGAATCTGTGATTGCTGACATGGAAGGCAGCCGTAGGGATATCAATATCAACCCTTCAGTAACCTTTAAGCCTTCGAAGGACTGGAACTTTACGCTGCGACATACCACATCCATTTTTGATACACATTCTTCTATTGTCTATCGAGAAGATGGGGCATTTCTGGATAAGGAAGATTTTTCCCAAAACTATCACCGTACTGAGCTTCAAACAGATCATACACTGGGCGACAAGCAATTGCTGACAGTAGGGGTGGGGCATCAAATAGAGACTGTAGAGGCAACTCGCTATGATGATGTCAACCGGTTTGATGCCAGCTACCTTTACCTGCAGCATCAGTGGACCCCTTCCGAAAAATGGAATGTGGTGACAGGAGCCAGAGGAGATCATCACAGTCAATATGGTGGACGTGTGAGCCCTAAAATTTCTGCCATGTACAAATTCTCTGATCAATTTAGCTGGCAGGCTTCCATTGGGGCAGGTTTCAAGTCCCCGGATTTCAGACAGCTATTGCTCAACTTCAATAATGCTGCTGTAGGCTATTATGTCTATGGTGCCAATTTGGTGGAAGATGGTGTTGCCCGATTGCAGGAGCAAGGTCAGGTACAGCAAATATTAATGGATCCAAGTTTATTTGGAGATTTGGACGCAGAGCATAGCTGGGCGTTTAATACAGGCTTTAGATGGCGGGTCAGCGAAGATCTTCTTGTCAGTACGAACTTTTACAGAAACCAGATTTATAACCTGATTGAGACCGCTGCGGTGGCAAGGCTGACCAACAGCCAGCATGTTTATAGCTACCTTAACCTCAGCGAAGTAATTACACAAGGAGCAGAAGTAGATGTCAACTATCGAGTGGGTTCTCAGTGGCGTTTTTCTTTGGGATACGCTTATTTGGATAGCAGGGATCAGGAAGTACTCGACGGAATCGAAAATGGTGAATACTTCAAGAGAAATGGACAGAACCAAACGACAAGAGTAACCAAGGCAGACTATGGTGGATTGTTTAATCGCAGTCGTCACAGTGGAAATGTCAAGGTAAACTTTTGGGAAAAGCATACAGGAGTCAATATGGCGCTAAGAGGAATCTATAGAGGCAAGTATGGATTTGGAGATATTAATGGCAATCAAATTCTGGACGATGAATCAGAATATGCAGATGGTGTATTTCAAATTCACCTGACTTTAAACAAGCAATTTGACAATGGGATTGGAGTGGAGACAGGCGTGAGAAATATCACAGACGCCTTGAATCAATATGATTCTACTAACCCCGGAAGAACCTATTTTATAGGAATCAATACCTCACTAAATCAATTATTTAAATGA